Proteins from a single region of Parasedimentitalea psychrophila:
- a CDS encoding glycosyltransferase family 2 protein: MRLRRKRCIVRALRKSDELRAVQNNTGRIQPTDILLVSTVRNEKIRLPYFLNYYRGLGVNHFLIVDNGSTDGTESYLRGQQDVSLWHTTGSYKRATFGVDWMNYLKRKYAHGHWVLVVDPDEFFIYPFCDTRPIRALTDWLDNSAIRSFSAMLIDVYPKGRIDEVPYRAGQNPLEIAPWFDSGNYSVKKNPTWGNLWIQGGPRRRVFFADQPKKAPALNKIPLVKWDRRYAYVSSTHALLPRGLNQVYETDGGEKASGALLHAKFLDTFTAKATEEMTRKQHFSGSAEYKAYADTQQGQPDLWCKWSEKYINWRQLEILGLMSKGNWA; the protein is encoded by the coding sequence ATGCGACTGCGGCGTAAGCGGTGCATTGTACGCGCGTTGCGCAAATCCGACGAATTGCGCGCGGTGCAAAACAACACCGGCCGGATCCAGCCGACTGACATTTTGCTGGTGTCCACGGTGCGAAATGAAAAAATCCGGCTGCCGTATTTCCTCAATTACTATCGTGGCCTGGGGGTCAATCATTTCCTGATCGTGGACAATGGCAGCACCGATGGCACCGAAAGCTATCTGCGTGGGCAACAGGATGTTTCGCTGTGGCATACCACCGGCAGCTATAAGCGCGCCACCTTTGGTGTTGACTGGATGAACTACTTGAAACGCAAATATGCCCATGGGCATTGGGTTCTGGTGGTCGACCCGGACGAATTCTTTATCTACCCATTCTGCGATACCCGGCCGATCCGGGCGCTGACCGATTGGCTGGACAACTCGGCCATCCGCAGTTTCTCGGCGATGCTGATTGATGTGTACCCCAAAGGCCGCATTGATGAGGTGCCGTACCGCGCCGGGCAAAACCCGCTGGAAATTGCGCCGTGGTTTGACAGTGGCAATTACTCGGTCAAGAAAAACCCAACCTGGGGCAACCTGTGGATCCAAGGGGGGCCCCGGCGTCGGGTGTTCTTTGCCGATCAGCCGAAAAAGGCCCCGGCGCTGAACAAAATCCCGCTGGTGAAATGGGATCGACGCTATGCTTACGTCAGCTCAACACATGCGCTTTTGCCGCGCGGTCTGAACCAGGTCTATGAGACTGACGGTGGTGAAAAGGCCAGTGGCGCGCTGTTGCACGCCAAGTTCCTTGATACCTTCACCGCCAAGGCCACTGAGGAAATGACCCGCAAGCAGCATTTTTCTGGCTCCGCTGAATATAAGGCCTATGCCGACACCCAGCAGGGGCAGCCGGATCTGTGGTGCAAATGGAGCGAAAAATATATCAACTGGCGCCAGCTTGAGATCCTGGGATTGATGTCCAAGGGAAACTGGGCATGA